The following proteins are co-located in the Bradyrhizobium sp. AZCC 2176 genome:
- a CDS encoding cold-shock protein, which translates to MGSDEFGSKKLGGPPSGGTGQNRLGPDEYAAGSQRDPAVDALSGLGDAAANLVEISGVIKWFDASKGYGFIVPDNGWPDVLLHVTVLRRDGYQTAYEGARLVVECVQRAKGYQAFRIVSMDESTAIHPAQMLPPRTHVSVTPTSGLERAQVKWFNRLRGFGFLTCGEGTPDIFVHMETLRRFGMTELRPGQYVLVRFGPGSKGMMAAEIHPETGPSALSSH; encoded by the coding sequence ATGGGGTCGGACGAATTTGGGTCCAAGAAGCTCGGGGGGCCGCCGTCAGGCGGGACAGGGCAAAACAGACTTGGGCCAGATGAATACGCAGCCGGCTCGCAGCGCGATCCGGCAGTGGATGCGCTGTCGGGGCTCGGCGATGCCGCAGCCAACCTTGTCGAAATATCCGGCGTCATCAAATGGTTCGACGCTTCGAAGGGCTACGGCTTCATCGTTCCGGACAATGGCTGGCCTGACGTGCTGCTGCACGTCACCGTGCTCAGGCGCGATGGCTATCAGACCGCCTATGAAGGCGCGCGGCTGGTGGTCGAGTGCGTGCAGCGCGCCAAGGGCTATCAGGCGTTCCGGATCGTTTCGATGGATGAGTCCACCGCGATCCATCCGGCGCAGATGCTGCCACCCCGCACCCATGTCAGCGTCACGCCGACCAGCGGGCTGGAGCGGGCCCAGGTCAAGTGGTTCAACCGGCTGCGCGGTTTCGGTTTCCTGACCTGCGGCGAGGGCACGCCCGACATTTTCGTGCACATGGAAACGCTGCGCCGCTTCGGCATGACCGAGTTGCGGCCGGGCCAGTACGTACTGGTGCGGTTCGGGCCCGGCTCCAAGGGCATGATGGCGGCCGAGATCCATCCCGAGACCGGCCCGTCGGCGCTGTCGTCGCACTAA
- a CDS encoding DUF192 domain-containing protein gives MVARLRIGGRVVTSLAASAVLVILCANPPARAASFQPLEIATKSGVQVFSVEMATTEEEKTQGLMYRKELPDGKGMLFDFSPEQQISMWMKNTYISLDMIFIRADGRILRIAENTEPLSTKIISSGGLAKGVLEVVAGTAKKYGIQPGDRVAHPLFNKR, from the coding sequence ATGGTTGCGCGGCTTCGTATCGGCGGCCGCGTGGTGACGTCGTTGGCGGCATCCGCCGTGCTCGTCATCCTCTGCGCCAATCCGCCTGCGAGGGCCGCGAGCTTCCAGCCGCTCGAGATCGCTACCAAGTCAGGCGTGCAGGTGTTCTCGGTCGAGATGGCGACGACGGAGGAGGAGAAGACCCAGGGGCTGATGTACCGGAAGGAGCTGCCGGACGGCAAAGGCATGCTGTTCGATTTCTCGCCGGAGCAGCAGATCTCGATGTGGATGAAGAACACCTACATCTCGCTCGACATGATCTTCATCCGCGCCGATGGCCGCATCCTGCGGATCGCCGAAAATACCGAGCCGCTCTCCACCAAGATCATCTCCTCCGGAGGGCTCGCCAAGGGCGTGCTGGAAGTGGTCGCCGGCACGGCGAAAAAATATGGCATTCAGCCGGGCGACCGGGTGGCACACCCGCTGTTCAACAAGCGCTGA
- a CDS encoding VOC family protein, with product MRYLHTMLRVRNLDTAMKFYRDALGLKEVRRVDNDKGRFTLVFLCAPEDEGLFKAAPQNRGAPLVELTYNWDEEKYGEDRYFGHLAYEVDDIYATCDRLMKAGVTINRPPRDGNMAFVRSPDLHSIELLQKGEPKPPAEPWTSMPNTGHW from the coding sequence ATGCGCTATCTCCACACCATGCTGCGCGTCCGCAATCTCGATACCGCGATGAAGTTTTACCGGGATGCGCTGGGGCTGAAGGAAGTACGCCGGGTCGACAACGACAAGGGCCGGTTCACGCTGGTGTTCCTGTGCGCGCCCGAGGACGAGGGCCTGTTCAAGGCCGCGCCGCAGAACCGCGGCGCGCCGCTGGTCGAGCTCACTTACAATTGGGACGAGGAGAAATACGGCGAGGACCGCTATTTCGGTCACCTCGCCTATGAGGTCGACGACATCTACGCGACCTGCGACCGCCTGATGAAGGCCGGCGTCACCATCAACCGGCCGCCGCGCGACGGCAATATGGCCTTCGTCCGCTCGCCGGATCTGCATTCGATCGAGCTGTTGCAGAAGGGCGAGCCGAAGCCGCCGGCGGAGCCGTGGACGTCGATGCCGAACACCGGCCATTGGTAG
- a CDS encoding GntR family transcriptional regulator: MPASERQPNRPVTEAATLSERAAMLVEQDILAGLLAPGSRLGIVDLVQRYEIGATPLREGLSRLMSRGLIVGTGQRGFRVADISREDLLDITTMRTAVEVEAIRLAIVHGDDAWEAGIVSALHQMRRHIERTGDQFREGAEDFDRLHKGFHTALLAACGSKRLLASHSDLYDQAYRYRRVMMRSFDSGRKFVRAHQLLADRVIARDIPGSQAMLTAHLRSTLDFVYPSGSES, encoded by the coding sequence ATGCCGGCTTCCGAGCGCCAACCGAACCGACCGGTAACCGAGGCCGCCACGCTGAGCGAGCGGGCGGCCATGCTGGTCGAACAGGACATCCTGGCCGGTCTTCTGGCGCCGGGATCGCGGCTCGGCATCGTCGACCTCGTGCAGCGCTACGAGATCGGCGCCACGCCGCTGCGCGAGGGCCTGTCGCGGCTGATGTCGCGCGGGCTGATCGTGGGCACTGGGCAGCGCGGTTTTCGCGTCGCCGACATCAGCCGTGAGGACCTGCTCGACATCACCACGATGCGTACGGCGGTCGAGGTCGAGGCCATCCGGCTGGCCATCGTCCATGGCGACGACGCCTGGGAGGCCGGCATCGTCAGCGCGCTGCACCAGATGCGCCGCCATATCGAGCGGACCGGCGATCAATTTCGCGAAGGCGCGGAGGATTTCGACCGGCTGCACAAGGGCTTTCATACCGCGTTGTTGGCCGCCTGCGGCTCAAAACGCCTGCTCGCGTCCCACTCCGATCTCTACGACCAGGCCTACCGCTACCGCCGCGTGATGATGCGCTCGTTCGACAGCGGCAGGAAATTCGTGCGCGCGCATCAATTGCTGGCCGATCGGGTGATCGCGCGCGATATTCCCGGCTCGCAGGCGATGCTGACGGCGCATCTGCGCTCGACCCTGGACTTCGTCTATCCCTCAGGCAGCGAGAGCTGA
- a CDS encoding ABC transporter ATP-binding protein, protein MASAAKRLEAVPGTPAPQISFDAVTLQLGGKTIIERLSLGVQPGEFLCIVGASGCGKTTALRLAAGLYQPTSGKVNFDGQPMREPRREIAIVFQDYGKALLPWRTAAGNVSLALEAGGMPSAERPARIEELLRTVGLPGHAGKYPSEMSGGMQQRLQIARCLAQEPKTLLMDEPFGALDAMTRQGLQDEVLSLVAASGATVIFVTHDLDEAIYLGDRVIGLLPHPGRIGIELPVNLPRPRDQLSTREHPEFLRLRRQLFDFIKASEH, encoded by the coding sequence ATGGCAAGCGCCGCAAAACGCCTCGAAGCCGTCCCCGGCACGCCCGCGCCGCAAATCAGCTTTGACGCGGTCACGCTGCAGCTCGGCGGCAAGACCATCATCGAACGCCTCAGCCTCGGTGTGCAGCCTGGCGAATTCCTCTGCATCGTCGGCGCCTCCGGTTGCGGCAAGACCACGGCGCTGCGGCTGGCGGCAGGGCTCTACCAGCCGACCAGCGGCAAGGTGAATTTCGACGGCCAGCCGATGCGCGAGCCGCGCCGCGAGATCGCGATCGTGTTTCAGGATTACGGCAAGGCGCTGCTGCCGTGGCGCACCGCGGCCGGCAACGTTTCGCTGGCGCTGGAAGCGGGCGGCATGCCGTCGGCCGAACGCCCAGCCCGCATCGAGGAATTGCTGCGTACCGTCGGCCTGCCCGGCCACGCCGGCAAATATCCGTCAGAAATGTCCGGCGGCATGCAGCAGCGCCTGCAGATCGCCCGCTGCCTGGCGCAGGAGCCGAAGACGCTTCTGATGGACGAGCCGTTCGGCGCGCTGGATGCGATGACGCGGCAGGGACTGCAGGACGAGGTGCTGTCGCTGGTGGCGGCCAGCGGCGCCACCGTGATCTTCGTGACCCACGACCTCGATGAAGCGATCTATCTCGGCGACCGCGTCATCGGCCTGTTGCCGCATCCGGGGCGGATCGGCATCGAACTGCCGGTCAATTTGCCGCGCCCGCGCGATCAATTGTCGACCCGCGAGCATCCCGAATTCCTGCGGCTGCGGCGGCAATTGTTCGATTTCATCAAGGCGAGCGAGCATTGA
- a CDS encoding glutathione S-transferase family protein, with protein sequence MTIWGRANSVNVQKVLWCLAELDLGYERIDAGMQFGKNNEAPYLAMNPNGRVPTLVDGDYVLWESNSVMRYLCMAYGENSSIYPAQPKARAGVDRWLDWTLSTLQPVDRPVFWALVRTPPEKRDMAAIQKDADAEAVVWRIVEAQLATRRFIEGDQFTIADIALGAYARRWFGVEGVTKPKLQNLERWFAQFSARPGFTRFIAPPMT encoded by the coding sequence CTGACCATCTGGGGCCGGGCCAATTCGGTCAACGTTCAAAAAGTGCTGTGGTGCCTCGCCGAACTCGACCTCGGCTATGAGCGCATCGACGCCGGCATGCAGTTCGGCAAGAACAACGAGGCGCCGTATCTGGCGATGAACCCGAACGGCCGCGTGCCGACGCTGGTCGACGGTGACTACGTGCTGTGGGAATCCAATTCGGTGATGCGCTATCTCTGCATGGCCTATGGCGAAAATTCGTCGATCTACCCCGCGCAGCCGAAGGCGCGCGCCGGCGTCGACCGCTGGCTCGACTGGACGCTGTCGACGCTGCAGCCGGTCGACCGCCCGGTGTTCTGGGCGCTGGTGCGGACGCCGCCCGAGAAGCGCGACATGGCCGCGATCCAGAAGGATGCCGACGCCGAGGCCGTGGTGTGGCGCATCGTCGAGGCGCAATTGGCGACGCGGCGCTTCATCGAAGGTGATCAGTTCACCATCGCCGACATCGCGCTCGGCGCCTATGCGCGGCGCTGGTTCGGCGTCGAAGGCGTCACCAAGCCGAAACTGCAAAACCTCGAACGCTGGTTTGCGCAGTTCTCTGCCCGCCCCGGCTTCACGCGGTTCATTGCGCCGCCGATGACGTGA
- a CDS encoding SIR2 family NAD-dependent protein deacylase, with protein sequence MIAKDLRSGVEQLGNMIAEAACIVPFTGAGISTECGIPDFRSPGGLWTRNRPIAFDEFVSSADARAEAWRRRFAMEETFAAAKPGRGHRALASLYRAGKTPAIITQNIDNLHQASGFKACDVVELHGNTTYARCIGCGHAYDLPWVKVRFEETGSAPDCTICEEPVKTATISFGQSMPEDAMRRATELAQQCDLFLAIGSSLVVWPAAGFPLMAKNCGAKLVIINNEPTEQDDVADLVIRFDIGEALGPFVGN encoded by the coding sequence GTGATCGCCAAGGATTTGCGCAGCGGCGTCGAGCAGCTCGGCAATATGATCGCCGAAGCGGCGTGTATCGTTCCCTTTACCGGAGCCGGCATTTCCACCGAATGCGGCATTCCGGATTTCCGCTCGCCGGGCGGCCTGTGGACCCGTAACCGCCCGATCGCGTTCGACGAATTCGTCTCGAGCGCCGACGCGCGGGCCGAGGCCTGGCGGCGGCGCTTTGCGATGGAAGAGACCTTTGCAGCGGCGAAGCCCGGCCGCGGGCATCGCGCGCTGGCCTCGCTCTACAGGGCCGGCAAGACGCCTGCGATCATTACCCAGAACATCGACAATTTGCATCAAGCGTCAGGCTTCAAGGCTTGCGACGTCGTCGAACTCCATGGCAACACCACCTATGCCCGCTGCATCGGCTGCGGACATGCCTATGATCTTCCTTGGGTAAAAGTGCGTTTCGAAGAAACCGGCAGCGCGCCCGACTGCACCATCTGCGAGGAGCCGGTGAAGACTGCGACGATCTCGTTCGGACAGTCGATGCCGGAAGACGCGATGCGCCGGGCCACCGAACTGGCCCAGCAATGCGACCTGTTCCTGGCGATCGGATCGTCGCTAGTCGTTTGGCCTGCCGCAGGTTTTCCGCTGATGGCCAAGAACTGCGGTGCCAAGCTCGTCATCATCAACAATGAGCCGACGGAACAGGATGACGTCGCCGATCTGGTGATCCGTTTCGACATCGGGGAAGCGCTCGGACCGTTTGTAGGCAATTGA
- a CDS encoding CAP domain-containing protein, translated as MLLGLALCFAIAVLGRTAAANPAQMISDFRLKHGEKRVTLDATLTRIAHDQAQAMAAKDVLDHDVLGRFNSRVSPAGAGRAAENIAYGYDGFPKTLDQWINSSGHRKNLLLPGATRVGVASVKSGKTGRTYWAMVIAGDYERPKKPKGSPKSLPKESKQANAAKPKSRAAEACRLKILSICF; from the coding sequence CTGCTGCTGGGGCTGGCGCTTTGTTTTGCCATTGCGGTCCTGGGCCGGACGGCCGCGGCCAACCCCGCGCAGATGATTTCTGACTTTCGGCTAAAGCACGGGGAGAAGCGGGTAACCCTGGATGCAACCCTCACACGGATTGCACACGATCAAGCCCAGGCGATGGCCGCAAAGGACGTACTGGATCACGATGTCCTCGGCCGATTCAATTCGCGTGTCAGTCCGGCAGGCGCCGGCCGAGCCGCAGAGAACATTGCGTACGGCTATGACGGTTTTCCCAAGACCCTCGACCAGTGGATCAATTCGTCAGGGCACCGAAAAAACCTCCTGCTGCCCGGCGCCACGCGCGTCGGTGTTGCCAGCGTCAAAAGCGGCAAAACCGGTCGTACGTACTGGGCCATGGTGATCGCAGGCGACTATGAGCGTCCCAAGAAGCCGAAGGGTTCGCCAAAGAGTTTGCCGAAGGAATCAAAGCAGGCAAACGCTGCGAAGCCCAAATCGCGCGCGGCTGAGGCCTGCCGATTGAAGATTCTCAGCATCTGCTTCTAG
- a CDS encoding PilZ domain-containing protein: MALLSNKKRETRKSLSQPGWITLEGGFAARQCVVQDLSTTGAKVTIDDPNSLPAKLRLAFSRDARTGRRCEVVWRRGKSVGVKFVR, encoded by the coding sequence ATGGCTTTGCTATCGAACAAGAAGCGCGAGACGCGCAAATCATTGAGTCAGCCCGGCTGGATCACGCTGGAGGGTGGTTTTGCTGCGCGCCAATGCGTGGTGCAGGATCTGTCCACAACGGGAGCAAAGGTCACGATCGACGATCCCAACTCGCTGCCGGCGAAGTTGCGGCTGGCGTTCTCGCGCGACGCCAGGACCGGACGCCGCTGTGAAGTGGTCTGGCGCCGCGGCAAATCGGTCGGCGTCAAGTTCGTTCGCTAA
- a CDS encoding ABC transporter substrate-binding protein, whose amino-acid sequence MKKALAALAVSVALTGTAFAQAKIQVGCTATSDCASAMVAIDEGIFKKHGLEVEMTPIGINSNIPAAILSNSIQIGGPTSTVFLQAVDGGLDLVAIAGATVMSPVSNGNITAFVRNGITIKEPKDFVGKKVGAPGLNAFLHVLFVKWLVEKGVDPKSVNFVEVTFPTMTDIIKSGGVDAVLTAEPFVSSMTNAGLGSVGARYAVELARTDPIIFYAASREWADKNAAAIKKFRDAIAESAVIVNNDREKASTSISKFTKQPIELVKATPPNRSEPALKPEQLAWWIEVMSSQKMLQSKLDTSKLVLK is encoded by the coding sequence GTGAAAAAGGCTCTTGCCGCCTTGGCGGTCAGCGTGGCGCTGACCGGCACCGCTTTCGCGCAAGCCAAGATCCAGGTCGGCTGCACGGCGACCTCGGACTGCGCCTCTGCGATGGTCGCGATCGACGAAGGCATCTTCAAAAAGCACGGGCTCGAGGTCGAGATGACGCCGATCGGCATCAACTCGAATATCCCGGCGGCGATCCTGTCGAACTCGATTCAGATCGGCGGACCGACCTCGACCGTGTTCCTGCAGGCGGTCGACGGCGGCCTCGATCTCGTCGCCATCGCGGGAGCTACCGTGATGAGCCCGGTGTCGAACGGCAACATCACCGCCTTTGTGCGTAACGGCATCACCATCAAGGAACCGAAGGATTTCGTCGGCAAGAAAGTCGGCGCGCCCGGGCTGAACGCATTCCTGCACGTGCTGTTCGTGAAATGGCTGGTCGAGAAAGGCGTAGACCCCAAGAGCGTCAATTTCGTCGAGGTCACCTTCCCGACCATGACCGATATCATCAAATCCGGCGGCGTCGACGCCGTGCTGACCGCCGAACCGTTCGTGAGCAGCATGACCAACGCCGGCCTCGGCTCGGTCGGCGCACGCTACGCGGTCGAGCTGGCACGCACCGACCCCATCATCTTCTACGCCGCGTCGCGCGAATGGGCAGACAAGAACGCCGCGGCGATCAAGAAATTCCGTGACGCGATCGCCGAGTCCGCCGTCATCGTCAACAACGACCGCGAAAAGGCATCGACCTCGATCTCAAAATTCACCAAGCAGCCGATTGAGCTGGTCAAGGCGACGCCGCCGAACCGCTCCGAACCGGCGCTGAAGCCCGAGCAGCTCGCCTGGTGGATCGAGGTGATGTCGTCGCAGAAGATGCTGCAATCCAAGCTCGACACCTCGAAGCTGGTCCTCAAGTAA
- a CDS encoding ABC transporter permease, protein MNRTAIIWRVASFAIAAGFIALWQLTANLKLVSPVFLPGPDRAWASLMRGFASGDLWSKLAGTLEHMAYGWLAASIAGIAIGAIIGSSRTMRTYVAPSLEFLRPLPVSAIIPVAIAMLGLTQAMALFVIAFGAIWPIMLATIHGFAAVEPRLYEVARSLQMSRLAVIFKIALPSASPDILSGMRLSLTVALILSVVCEILAGLDGLGHWVLLSARAFRSADLFAGVILLGVTGYVTSVAMSLAEHRLLAWQAAQR, encoded by the coding sequence ATGAACCGCACAGCGATCATCTGGCGCGTGGCAAGCTTTGCGATAGCAGCCGGCTTCATCGCGCTCTGGCAACTGACCGCCAATTTGAAACTGGTCTCGCCGGTGTTCCTGCCGGGACCGGACCGCGCATGGGCCTCGCTGATGCGCGGATTTGCCTCGGGCGATCTCTGGAGCAAGCTCGCCGGCACGCTCGAGCATATGGCCTATGGCTGGCTCGCTGCTTCCATCGCCGGCATCGCCATCGGCGCGATCATCGGTTCGTCGCGCACGATGCGGACCTATGTCGCGCCCTCGCTGGAGTTTTTACGGCCGCTGCCGGTCTCGGCGATCATTCCGGTCGCGATCGCCATGCTCGGATTGACTCAGGCGATGGCGCTGTTCGTGATCGCCTTCGGCGCAATCTGGCCGATCATGCTGGCGACCATCCACGGTTTTGCGGCCGTCGAGCCTCGGCTCTACGAGGTGGCGCGGTCGCTGCAGATGTCGCGCCTCGCCGTGATCTTCAAGATTGCACTGCCTTCCGCCAGTCCCGACATTCTCTCCGGCATGCGGCTCAGCCTGACGGTGGCGCTGATCCTGTCGGTGGTCTGCGAAATTCTGGCCGGCCTCGACGGGCTCGGCCACTGGGTTCTGCTGTCGGCCCGCGCGTTCCGCTCCGCCGACCTGTTCGCCGGTGTCATCCTGCTCGGCGTGACCGGCTATGTGACGTCGGTGGCGATGTCGCTGGCGGAACACCGGCTGCTGGCGTGGCAGGCGGCGCAGCGCTGA
- a CDS encoding ABC transporter permease encodes MTSNSAKALVLPLAVLVAFEVWARATHLQSDSLAPPSEIVTALAGAFADFSILAATRDTLFSAFTGLAIGTLIGLAFGIAFGISDTINRLMEVTVEAIRPIPSIALLPIALIALGFGYRMEIVIVAFACVWPILILSRAAVRSIEPRLMEVSRALRLPPAQRVWKIIIPAALPRIFVAFRLSAGIALIVAVTVEIAINPLGLGAGIMLAQQALRPDLMLAYLVWIGAIGYALNVLLVVAQRRLFGRAALSGDSP; translated from the coding sequence TTGACCAGCAATTCCGCCAAGGCGCTGGTGCTGCCGCTCGCCGTGCTGGTGGCGTTCGAAGTGTGGGCGCGCGCGACCCATCTGCAAAGCGACAGCCTCGCGCCGCCGAGCGAAATCGTCACGGCGCTTGCCGGCGCCTTCGCCGATTTCTCGATCCTGGCGGCGACGCGCGATACGCTGTTCTCGGCGTTCACGGGCCTCGCCATCGGCACCCTTATTGGCCTGGCGTTCGGCATCGCCTTCGGAATTTCTGATACAATCAACCGCCTGATGGAAGTGACCGTCGAGGCGATCCGCCCGATCCCCTCGATCGCGCTGTTGCCGATCGCGCTGATCGCGCTCGGCTTCGGCTACCGCATGGAAATCGTGATCGTGGCGTTCGCCTGCGTCTGGCCGATTCTGATCCTCTCGCGCGCCGCCGTGCGCAGCATCGAGCCGCGGCTGATGGAGGTGTCGCGCGCGCTACGCTTACCGCCGGCGCAGCGGGTCTGGAAGATCATCATCCCGGCGGCGCTGCCGCGGATCTTCGTCGCCTTTCGGCTGTCGGCCGGCATCGCGCTGATCGTCGCCGTGACCGTTGAAATCGCGATCAATCCGCTCGGCCTCGGCGCCGGTATCATGCTGGCGCAGCAGGCGCTGCGCCCTGACCTGATGCTGGCCTATCTGGTCTGGATCGGCGCCATCGGCTACGCGCTGAATGTCCTGCTGGTCGTGGCCCAGCGCCGCCTGTTCGGCCGCGCCGCCCTGAGCGGAGACAGCCCATGA